Proteins co-encoded in one Streptococcus parauberis NCFD 2020 genomic window:
- a CDS encoding ATP-dependent Clp protease proteolytic subunit, translating to MIPVVIEQTSRGERSYDIYSRLLKDRIIMLTGPVEDNMANSIIAQLLFLDAQDNTKDIYLYVNTPGGSVSAGLAIVDTMNFIKSDVQTIVMGMAASMGTIIASSGTKGKRFMLPNAEYLIHQPMGGAGNGTQQSDMAIVAEQLLKTRKRLEKILADNSGKTIKVIHRDAERDYWMDAKETLAYGFIDEIMENNSLK from the coding sequence ATGATTCCTGTTGTTATTGAACAAACAAGTCGTGGTGAACGATCTTATGATATTTACTCACGTTTATTAAAAGATCGTATTATTATGTTAACTGGTCCTGTTGAGGATAACATGGCTAATTCTATCATTGCTCAATTGTTATTCTTAGATGCACAAGATAATACTAAAGATATTTACCTTTATGTTAATACACCTGGTGGTTCTGTATCTGCTGGTTTAGCAATCGTTGATACAATGAACTTCATTAAATCTGATGTCCAAACAATTGTTATGGGGATGGCAGCTTCAATGGGTACAATTATTGCATCATCTGGAACCAAGGGTAAACGGTTCATGTTACCAAATGCTGAGTATCTAATTCACCAACCAATGGGCGGTGCTGGAAATGGTACACAGCAGTCGGATATGGCAATCGTTGCGGAGCAATTATTAAAAACTCGTAAACGCTTAGAAAAAATTCTTGCTGATAACAGTGGAAAAACAATTAAAGTAATCCATAGAGATGCTGAAAGAGATTATTGGATGGATGCTAAAGAAACTTTAGCTTATGGGTTCATCGATGAAATCATGGAAAACAATAGCTTGAAGTAA
- the upp gene encoding uracil phosphoribosyltransferase yields MGKFQVISHPLIQHKLSILRRQTTSTKDFRELVNEIAMLMGYEVSRDLPVEDVEITTPVSKTVQKQLAGKKLAIVPILRAGIGMVDGFLSLVPAAKVGHIGMYRDEESLEPVEYLVKLPEDIDQRQIFVVDPMLATGGSAILAVDSLKKRGAANIKFVCLVAAPEGVKKLQDAHPDVDIFTAALDEKLNEHGYIVPGLGDAGDRLFGTK; encoded by the coding sequence ATGGGAAAATTTCAAGTTATTTCGCATCCACTAATTCAACACAAATTATCAATTTTGCGTCGTCAAACGACGTCAACTAAAGATTTTCGTGAATTAGTCAACGAAATTGCAATGTTAATGGGATATGAAGTATCTCGAGACCTTCCAGTTGAAGATGTTGAAATCACAACTCCAGTTTCAAAAACTGTTCAAAAACAATTAGCTGGTAAGAAATTAGCAATTGTTCCAATCTTAAGAGCTGGTATTGGTATGGTTGATGGATTTTTAAGTCTCGTTCCAGCTGCAAAAGTTGGACACATCGGTATGTACCGTGATGAAGAATCATTAGAACCAGTTGAGTACTTAGTCAAACTTCCAGAAGATATTGATCAACGCCAAATCTTTGTTGTAGATCCAATGTTAGCGACAGGTGGTTCAGCTATTTTAGCAGTTGATTCATTGAAAAAACGTGGTGCTGCAAACATCAAATTTGTATGTTTAGTAGCAGCTCCAGAAGGGGTTAAAAAATTACAAGATGCTCATCCTGACGTTGATATCTTCACAGCCGCTTTAGATGAAAAATTAAACGAACATGGTTATATAGTCCCAGGACTCGGCGATGCAGGTGACCGCTTGTTTGGTACTAAGTAA
- a CDS encoding putative polysaccharide biosynthesis protein: METNNNEITQKELMLRGTAWSTASNFISRLLGVIYVIPWFIWMGKYATQANALFNMGYNVYAYFLLISTTGLNVAIAKQIAKYNSLGQTEHSYQLIRSTMKLMLGLGLFFSFVMYITSPIFASMSGSDQQLIPVMHSLSLAVLIFPIMSIIRGIFQGHNNIKPYALSQIAEQIVRVIWMLIATYMVMKLGSGNYVEAVIHSTFAAFIGMIASMLVLVFYLNKEGLLKKIFAKPVMDIKIDAKGLLWETIKESIPFIVTGSAIQAFQLIDQWTFINSMLLFTKLPKAQLMELFGYFNANPAKITMILIAVAASIGGVGIALLTENYVKKDMHAAAKLIINNITMLFMFLLPALTGAIILAKPLYVVFYGVTVPTAISLFRVVLLQVILLALYSLLAPMLQALFENKRAMLYFAYGVIVKLVLQIPSIYLFHAYGPLLATTFGLLLPIVLMIRRLHQVTKFNRNLLFRQILLLAILTAVMGIVVVLGNWILGYFLSTDGRSASLLYLLIIGGLGFSIYGYLTLVTHQLDKLIGDRRAENLRRKFKIA; the protein is encoded by the coding sequence ATGGAAACAAACAACAACGAAATAACCCAAAAGGAACTGATGTTGCGTGGAACAGCATGGTCCACAGCTAGTAATTTTATCAGTCGACTCTTAGGTGTGATCTATGTCATCCCATGGTTTATCTGGATGGGCAAATATGCGACACAGGCCAATGCCTTATTTAACATGGGCTATAATGTATATGCCTATTTTTTATTGATTTCTACTACAGGCCTCAATGTCGCAATTGCAAAACAGATTGCCAAATATAATTCCCTTGGACAAACTGAGCATAGCTACCAGTTGATTCGTTCAACTATGAAATTGATGCTGGGTCTAGGACTCTTCTTTTCATTTGTTATGTATATCACTTCCCCTATTTTTGCATCAATGTCGGGTAGTGATCAACAGTTAATTCCAGTCATGCACAGTTTATCATTAGCTGTCCTTATTTTCCCTATCATGAGTATCATTAGGGGAATTTTTCAGGGACATAACAATATTAAACCATATGCATTGAGTCAGATTGCTGAACAAATTGTTCGGGTCATTTGGATGCTAATCGCAACTTACATGGTTATGAAACTGGGATCTGGTAATTATGTTGAAGCAGTAATCCATTCGACATTTGCAGCATTTATTGGGATGATTGCCAGTATGTTAGTCTTGGTTTTTTATCTCAATAAAGAAGGATTGTTAAAGAAAATTTTTGCAAAACCTGTTATGGATATTAAAATTGATGCCAAAGGTTTATTGTGGGAAACAATAAAAGAATCAATTCCTTTTATTGTTACTGGTAGTGCCATCCAAGCCTTTCAATTAATTGACCAATGGACTTTCATTAATAGTATGTTGCTCTTTACCAAGCTTCCTAAGGCACAACTAATGGAGCTATTTGGATACTTTAATGCCAATCCAGCAAAAATTACGATGATTCTTATTGCTGTTGCAGCTTCAATTGGTGGCGTTGGAATTGCTTTATTGACAGAGAATTATGTCAAGAAAGATATGCATGCAGCAGCTAAATTAATCATCAATAATATTACCATGTTATTCATGTTTTTATTACCAGCATTGACAGGGGCAATTATTTTAGCCAAACCTCTCTATGTGGTCTTTTATGGAGTGACAGTACCAACAGCAATCAGTTTGTTTAGAGTTGTTTTATTACAAGTTATTTTACTAGCACTCTATTCCTTACTTGCACCAATGCTCCAAGCCTTATTTGAAAATAAAAGAGCCATGCTCTACTTTGCTTATGGGGTTATTGTAAAACTTGTCTTACAGATTCCATCGATTTATTTATTCCATGCTTATGGACCCTTGCTTGCAACGACTTTTGGTTTACTCTTACCAATCGTGTTAATGATCCGTCGCTTACATCAAGTAACTAAATTTAATAGAAATTTGTTATTCCGTCAAATTCTATTATTAGCAATTCTAACAGCAGTAATGGGAATTGTGGTGGTTCTTGGAAATTGGATATTAGGTTACTTCTTATCGACTGATGGCCGAAGCGCCAGTCTCCTTTATTTATTAATTATTGGTGGTCTTGGCTTTAGTATCTATGGCTATTTAACATTAGTGACACATCAATTGGATAAATTGATTGGTGATCGCAGAGCTGAAAATCTTCGTCGAAAATTTAAAATTGCTTAA
- a CDS encoding UDP-N-acetylmuramoyl-L-alanyl-D-glutamate--L-lysine ligase — translation MITIEKTIELLKEDKNFREVLDKENYYFNYSALTFSNLTYDSRKVDMSTLFFAKGAAFKAEYLESAIKLGLTAYVSEVDYQVGIPAIIVTDIKKAMAIIAKDFYGNPQDKLKLLAFTGTKGKTTAAYFAYNILQESHKPAMLSTMNTTLDGKTFFKSQLTTPESLDLFQMMSTIVDNGMTHLIMEVSSQAYLVERVYGLTFDVGVFLNISPDHIGPIEHPTFEDYFYHKRLLMENSRAVIINSDMDHFDILAEQVANQEHDFYGSQSENQILNSQAFTFSANGKMAGDYDIQLIGKFNQENATAAGLACLRLGADLTDIKQGIARTSVPGRMEVISHPSGAKVFVDYAHNGDSLEKLVTVVEEHQKGNISLIIGATGNKGESRRADFGQVINNHPTLKVYLTADDPNFEDPQDICQEIANHVNRSVSIIADRTKAISTAIKDCQKEGDALIIAGKGADAYQIVNGQKTDYPGDLAVAQSLIND, via the coding sequence ATGATTACAATTGAAAAAACTATTGAACTTCTTAAGGAAGATAAAAACTTTAGGGAAGTGTTAGACAAAGAAAATTATTATTTTAATTATTCTGCCCTAACCTTCTCTAACCTTACTTATGATAGCCGAAAAGTTGATATGAGTACGCTTTTTTTTGCTAAAGGCGCAGCATTTAAGGCAGAATACTTAGAATCTGCAATTAAATTGGGATTAACTGCCTATGTTTCAGAAGTTGACTATCAAGTTGGTATTCCGGCAATCATCGTTACTGATATCAAAAAGGCAATGGCTATTATTGCTAAAGATTTTTATGGTAATCCGCAAGATAAGCTTAAGCTATTAGCCTTTACCGGAACTAAGGGCAAAACGACTGCTGCTTACTTCGCTTACAATATCTTGCAAGAATCCCATAAGCCAGCCATGTTATCAACAATGAACACCACTCTTGATGGCAAAACTTTCTTCAAATCTCAATTAACTACACCAGAATCTTTGGACCTTTTCCAAATGATGTCAACTATTGTTGATAATGGAATGACTCATTTGATTATGGAAGTCTCAAGTCAGGCTTACTTGGTCGAACGTGTTTATGGTTTAACCTTTGATGTCGGTGTATTTCTCAATATCAGCCCAGATCACATTGGTCCAATTGAGCACCCTACTTTCGAGGACTACTTCTATCATAAGAGACTTTTAATGGAGAATAGCCGAGCAGTTATCATTAATAGTGATATGGATCATTTTGATATTTTAGCTGAACAAGTTGCCAATCAGGAGCACGACTTCTATGGTAGTCAGTCAGAAAATCAGATATTAAACAGTCAAGCCTTTACTTTTAGTGCTAATGGTAAAATGGCTGGAGATTATGATATCCAATTAATTGGGAAATTCAATCAAGAAAATGCTACTGCTGCTGGACTAGCTTGTCTACGTCTAGGTGCTGATTTGACAGACATTAAGCAAGGAATTGCTAGGACTAGCGTCCCTGGACGAATGGAAGTTATCTCACATCCAAGTGGTGCAAAAGTTTTCGTTGATTATGCTCATAATGGAGATAGTCTAGAAAAATTAGTTACAGTTGTTGAAGAACACCAAAAAGGAAATATCAGCTTAATCATTGGTGCAACAGGTAACAAGGGTGAAAGCCGTCGAGCAGATTTTGGTCAGGTAATTAATAATCACCCAACCTTAAAAGTATATTTAACTGCTGATGATCCAAACTTCGAAGACCCACAAGATATTTGCCAAGAAATTGCAAATCACGTCAATAGATCTGTCTCGATCATTGCTGATCGTACAAAAGCCATTTCAACGGCCATCAAAGATTGCCAAAAAGAAGGTGACGCCTTAATCATTGCTGGTAAAGGAGCCGACGCCTATCAAATTGTTAATGGCCAAAAAACAGATTATCCTGGTGACTTAGCAGTTGCTCAATCATTAATAAATGATTAA
- a CDS encoding ABC transporter ATP-binding protein: MSIISAEKIEVAYDQTIVLNDLSLELLDNKMTTIIGANGCGKSTLLKALTRILPINQGQIIIDGQSIATMPTKTIAKKIALLPQVQEASQGIKVYDLVSYGRYPHQDRLGRLKDKDIAIINWALTATNTSELADLAIDSLSGGQRQRVWIAMALAQDTDTIFLDEPTTYLDMNHQLEILQLLKSLNENEGKTIIMVLHDLNLSSRFSDQLIAMKNGQIQYQGTVTEVMSPAIIKDIFNIQADIIEDPKHHCPTLLSYDLL, encoded by the coding sequence ATGTCAATTATTTCAGCAGAAAAAATTGAAGTTGCATATGATCAAACTATTGTATTGAATGACTTGTCACTTGAATTATTGGATAATAAAATGACTACTATTATTGGCGCAAATGGTTGTGGCAAATCGACTTTGCTGAAAGCATTAACCCGTATCCTCCCTATTAATCAAGGACAAATCATCATCGATGGTCAATCCATTGCAACTATGCCGACCAAAACAATTGCTAAAAAAATTGCTTTATTACCTCAAGTTCAAGAAGCCAGTCAAGGCATCAAAGTTTATGACTTAGTTTCTTATGGTCGCTACCCACATCAAGACAGACTTGGTCGATTAAAAGACAAAGATATTGCTATCATAAATTGGGCCCTTACTGCCACAAATACCAGTGAACTGGCTGACCTTGCTATTGATTCTTTGTCTGGTGGTCAACGTCAAAGAGTTTGGATTGCAATGGCCTTGGCACAAGATACGGATACGATTTTTCTTGATGAACCAACGACATATCTAGATATGAATCATCAGTTAGAAATATTACAATTACTAAAAAGTCTAAATGAAAATGAAGGTAAAACTATTATTATGGTCTTGCACGACCTCAACTTATCATCTCGCTTTTCTGACCAATTAATTGCTATGAAAAATGGTCAAATTCAATACCAAGGAACCGTCACTGAAGTGATGTCACCTGCAATTATTAAAGATATCTTTAATATTCAAGCGGATATTATTGAAGACCCTAAACATCATTGCCCAACTTTATTGAGTTATGATTTACTATAA
- a CDS encoding iron-hydroxamate ABC transporter substrate-binding protein, with product MKKILSLLTLALSVFILVACASNSPKKTTIKPSKMPKITGFTYKGTIPEHPKRVVSLTSTYTGYLAKLDLHLVGATTYDQKNPLLKDALKDAKIVSAADLESIAALKPDLIVAGSTEENLPQLAKIAPTLCVQYRKHDYLQVFSDFGKVFNQEDKTEAWLKKWNKDTAQFEKKVKAVTGDKATFTIMGLYQKDIYLFGKDWGRGGEIIHQAFHYDAPEKVEKEVFPKGYLSLSQEVLPDYIGDYVVVAAEDDKTGAALYESQLWKDIPAVKNKHVIKVNANTFYFTDPISLEYELKTLKEAILAQK from the coding sequence ATGAAAAAAATACTGTCACTGCTTACTTTAGCTTTATCTGTTTTTATCTTGGTTGCTTGCGCAAGCAATTCTCCAAAAAAAACAACTATAAAACCATCTAAAATGCCTAAAATAACAGGCTTCACATATAAAGGAACGATACCAGAACATCCAAAGCGTGTCGTTAGTTTAACTTCAACTTATACAGGCTATCTTGCAAAATTAGATTTGCATTTAGTAGGAGCAACAACTTATGATCAAAAGAATCCACTCCTAAAAGATGCTTTAAAAGATGCGAAGATTGTTTCGGCAGCGGATTTAGAAAGTATTGCTGCCTTAAAACCAGATTTAATTGTGGCTGGTTCAACTGAAGAGAATTTGCCTCAATTAGCAAAAATCGCACCAACTTTATGCGTTCAATACCGTAAACATGACTATCTCCAAGTTTTTTCAGATTTTGGAAAAGTCTTTAATCAAGAAGATAAAACAGAAGCTTGGTTAAAAAAATGGAATAAAGATACCGCACAATTTGAGAAGAAAGTCAAAGCTGTCACCGGAGACAAAGCAACCTTCACCATTATGGGACTTTATCAAAAAGATATTTATTTGTTTGGTAAAGATTGGGGCCGAGGCGGTGAAATTATCCATCAGGCCTTCCACTATGATGCACCAGAAAAGGTAGAAAAAGAGGTCTTTCCAAAAGGCTATCTTTCACTCTCACAAGAAGTCTTGCCTGATTACATTGGAGATTATGTTGTCGTTGCTGCCGAGGATGACAAAACTGGCGCTGCTTTATATGAAAGCCAGTTATGGAAAGATATTCCAGCTGTAAAGAATAAGCATGTCATTAAAGTCAATGCAAATACCTTCTACTTCACTGATCCAATTTCCTTAGAGTATGAATTAAAAACACTCAAAGAGGCAATTTTGGCACAAAAATAA
- a CDS encoding FecCD family ABC transporter permease, translated as MLFGQTKDKVKNKPRNFWLILFISCLILLIGIYFSLIYGAKSFSFQELLIALKSSQPSKIRTILVDVRLPRIVAAILVGTALSLSGSIMQAVTRNPIADPGLLGINAGAALALAIAYTIWPQLHYSLIIVISMVGSTLACLLVFGLSYQKGRGYQQMRLILSGAMVAMLLSAIGQALINYFHLATAIIGWQAGGLVGVNWKMVTMVGPVIILALIILQVFAYQLSILSLAEEKAKSLGQSTFTLTLLFLALVLVLSSTSVSLAGNIAFVGLIVPHLTKAFIPHNYKQSLPIIGILGAAFIVWVDLLCRVINPPYETPITAVVSLLGFPVLLWLVRKAEN; from the coding sequence ATGTTATTTGGACAAACAAAAGATAAAGTTAAGAATAAGCCAAGAAATTTTTGGCTTATTCTTTTCATAAGTTGCCTTATCCTACTTATTGGAATCTATTTCAGTTTAATCTATGGGGCAAAATCATTTTCATTTCAAGAATTACTCATAGCCTTAAAATCTAGTCAGCCATCGAAAATCAGAACAATACTGGTTGATGTTCGCTTACCAAGAATTGTTGCGGCTATCTTAGTTGGTACTGCTTTATCGTTATCTGGATCTATTATGCAAGCTGTGACCAGAAATCCAATTGCTGATCCTGGACTTTTAGGAATTAATGCTGGTGCTGCCTTAGCTCTGGCTATTGCCTATACCATTTGGCCCCAGCTTCACTATTCCTTAATTATTGTAATTTCTATGGTTGGCTCTACACTTGCATGCCTATTAGTCTTTGGCCTTTCCTATCAAAAAGGCCGAGGGTATCAGCAAATGCGCCTTATCTTATCTGGGGCAATGGTAGCCATGCTCCTTTCAGCCATCGGACAAGCGTTGATTAACTATTTTCACTTAGCAACCGCCATTATTGGCTGGCAAGCAGGTGGCTTGGTTGGCGTCAATTGGAAAATGGTTACTATGGTCGGACCAGTGATTATCCTAGCCCTCATTATTCTGCAAGTCTTTGCTTATCAATTAAGTATTTTGAGTTTAGCAGAAGAAAAAGCAAAATCATTAGGTCAATCAACTTTTACTCTAACCCTACTATTCTTAGCTTTAGTCCTTGTACTCTCATCAACTTCCGTTTCTTTAGCTGGTAATATAGCCTTTGTCGGACTGATTGTACCCCATCTCACTAAAGCTTTCATCCCTCACAATTACAAGCAGTCCTTACCAATTATCGGTATCCTAGGAGCAGCTTTTATCGTCTGGGTCGACTTGCTTTGTCGCGTCATTAATCCACCCTATGAAACACCTATAACAGCTGTGGTGAGTCTACTCGGATTCCCAGTTTTATTATGGCTGGTTAGAAAGGCGGAAAATTGA
- a CDS encoding FecCD family ABC transporter permease — MTKQKFAFSLAILISFLAFLFFLSLSFGDSQMSLLAVLKSLMGKADASTTFIITSIRLPRILAAIFGGASLAISGLLLQTLSKNPLADSGILGINAGAGLAIALVTVYAGEVPGLMTFLPLIVISSALLTVALVYWMSLSPTGRLKSQTLIITGVGLSLMLSSLMIAITGRVNPFKLDYIISWLSGQIIGDDWKSLSLVLPVMIILLALAFWHSYPLNILSFNEETATSLGLSLKKERLITLILSTSLAALSVLLLGNISFVGLICGHIASQFVGADHRLKLPFAALLGMIFLLLSDTLVRVFLVGTNIPTGIVISIIGAPYFLYLMSKSK; from the coding sequence ATGACTAAACAAAAATTTGCATTTTCTCTAGCTATTCTGATCAGCTTCCTCGCTTTCTTATTTTTCCTAAGCTTATCCTTTGGCGATTCTCAAATGTCTCTTCTGGCTGTCCTTAAGTCTTTAATGGGAAAAGCTGACGCTTCAACGACCTTTATTATTACAAGCATTCGACTACCCCGTATTTTAGCTGCCATCTTTGGCGGTGCCAGTTTGGCCATCTCGGGCCTATTACTCCAGACACTCAGTAAGAATCCATTAGCCGATTCTGGTATCCTGGGCATCAATGCTGGGGCTGGCTTAGCAATAGCTTTGGTAACGGTATATGCAGGTGAAGTGCCCGGTCTCATGACCTTTCTCCCCTTAATTGTAATATCTAGTGCCCTACTAACTGTCGCCCTTGTATATTGGATGTCCTTAAGTCCTACTGGTCGTCTCAAAAGTCAAACACTGATTATTACCGGAGTAGGTTTGTCACTAATGCTTTCTAGTCTGATGATTGCCATTACAGGACGTGTTAACCCCTTTAAACTTGATTATATTATTAGTTGGCTAAGTGGACAAATTATTGGTGATGATTGGAAAAGTCTAAGTTTGGTCCTGCCAGTCATGATTATTTTACTAGCCTTAGCTTTCTGGCACAGTTATCCTCTAAATATTTTGAGTTTTAATGAAGAAACGGCGACATCTCTAGGTTTATCACTAAAAAAAGAAAGGTTAATTACGCTTATCCTTTCAACAAGTTTAGCAGCCTTAAGTGTCTTATTACTTGGGAACATTTCCTTTGTTGGACTGATTTGTGGACATATTGCAAGTCAATTTGTCGGAGCAGACCATCGCCTAAAATTACCTTTTGCAGCTTTACTTGGAATGATTTTTCTCCTCCTGTCAGATACCTTGGTGCGCGTTTTCTTAGTTGGCACTAATATCCCAACAGGAATTGTTATTTCAATTATTGGAGCACCCTATTTCCTTTATCTGATGTCAAAATCAAAATAA
- a CDS encoding DUF1803 domain-containing protein has protein sequence MIKIINPDKLTGQPFFKELINYLAENNDVILRQIKKDFPDQKNLDRHIEDYIQAGYIVRADKRYHLALPMLESLDKLQLDQMVFIDDCSAIYQALQELRFETKLINETNACVIIESTDFERQQLTLSNYFYKLSHKYSLSDSQLSLYELIGDVNQNYAMKYVSTFLLKFTRRPVVKQKVDDIFCQSLVLLGYIQIVGENAYGLQMAVDSDQLTFIAKKA, from the coding sequence ATGATTAAAATAATAAATCCGGATAAATTAACAGGCCAGCCATTTTTTAAAGAACTAATTAATTATTTGGCTGAAAATAATGATGTCATTTTAAGACAAATCAAAAAAGACTTTCCAGACCAAAAAAACTTGGATCGACACATAGAAGATTATATACAGGCTGGTTATATCGTAAGAGCTGACAAACGCTATCACTTGGCTTTGCCAATGCTTGAATCACTTGATAAACTACAATTAGATCAAATGGTTTTTATTGATGATTGCTCTGCTATTTACCAAGCCTTACAAGAGCTGCGCTTTGAAACCAAGCTAATAAATGAAACCAATGCTTGTGTTATCATAGAATCAACGGACTTTGAACGCCAGCAGTTGACCTTGTCTAATTATTTCTACAAGTTAAGTCATAAATATTCCTTATCTGACTCACAATTATCCCTTTATGAGCTAATTGGTGATGTAAATCAAAATTATGCCATGAAGTATGTGTCGACATTTCTTCTGAAGTTTACCCGTCGTCCAGTGGTCAAACAAAAAGTTGATGATATTTTTTGTCAAAGTTTGGTATTATTGGGTTATATTCAAATAGTTGGGGAAAATGCCTATGGTCTCCAAATGGCAGTTGATAGTGACCAACTAACTTTTATAGCAAAAAAAGCTTAG
- a CDS encoding manganese-dependent inorganic pyrophosphatase → MSKIFVFGHQNPDSDAIGSSYAFAYLAKQAYGLDTEVVALGQPNEETAFALDYFSVTAPRVVESAKSEGVDTVILTDHNEFQQSISDIQELNIYGVVDHHRVANFETANPLFMRVEPVGSASSIVYRMFKENNLEVPKEIAGLMLSGLISDTLLLKSPTTHMTDPKLAEELAELAGVNLEEYGMALLKAGTNLSSKTEEELIDIDAKTFELNGNAVRVAQVNTVDINEVLERQDAIEAAIKTAIATEGYSDFVLMITDIVNSNSEILAIGSNMDKVEAAFKFTLENNHAFLAGAVSRKKQVVPQLTESFGI, encoded by the coding sequence ATGTCTAAAATTTTTGTTTTTGGTCACCAAAATCCAGACTCTGATGCCATTGGTTCATCGTATGCATTTGCTTATTTAGCAAAACAAGCTTATGGTTTAGATACTGAAGTAGTCGCTTTAGGTCAACCAAACGAAGAAACTGCTTTTGCTCTTGATTACTTCTCAGTTACAGCACCACGTGTTGTGGAATCAGCTAAATCTGAAGGAGTGGATACGGTTATCCTAACAGACCATAACGAATTCCAACAATCTATCTCAGATATCCAAGAATTAAACATTTATGGCGTTGTTGACCACCACCGTGTAGCCAACTTTGAAACAGCTAACCCTTTATTTATGCGTGTAGAACCAGTTGGATCAGCATCATCAATTGTTTATCGTATGTTTAAAGAAAACAATCTTGAAGTACCAAAAGAAATTGCTGGGCTTATGCTTTCAGGCTTGATTTCAGATACACTTTTACTTAAATCACCAACAACTCATATGACAGACCCTAAATTGGCTGAAGAATTGGCAGAGCTTGCAGGTGTTAATTTAGAAGAGTACGGAATGGCCCTTCTTAAAGCAGGAACTAACCTCTCAAGTAAAACAGAAGAAGAATTAATTGACATCGACGCAAAAACATTTGAATTGAATGGTAATGCTGTTCGTGTCGCACAAGTTAACACTGTTGATATCAATGAAGTTCTAGAACGTCAAGATGCCATTGAAGCTGCAATCAAAACTGCAATTGCAACTGAAGGTTATTCAGACTTCGTGCTTATGATTACAGATATTGTTAATTCAAATTCAGAAATTTTAGCAATTGGTAGCAATATGGATAAAGTAGAAGCAGCATTTAAATTCACTCTTGAAAATAACCATGCTTTCTTAGCTGGTGCTGTATCACGTAAAAAACAAGTTGTACCTCAATTAACAGAGAGCTTCGGTATTTAA
- the pflA gene encoding pyruvate formate-lyase-activating protein, whose product MTIIDYGQVTGMIHSTESFGSVDGPGIRFIIFMQGCKMRCQYCHNPDTWEMETNKSQERTVKDVLNEALQYKHFWGKNGGITVSGGEAMLQIDFITALFTEAKALGIHTTLDTCGFAYRATPEYHEKLDTLLAVTDLILLDLKEIDEEQHKIVTRQPNKNILLFAQYLSEKGIPVWIRHVLVPGLTDIDDHLERLGAFVATLKNVDKFEILPYHTMGEFKWRELGIPYQLEGVKPPTRERVQHAKEVMKTETYTEYLNRVHQS is encoded by the coding sequence ATGACAATTATAGATTATGGTCAAGTAACTGGTATGATACATTCTACAGAGAGCTTTGGGTCAGTTGATGGACCTGGAATTCGTTTTATTATTTTTATGCAAGGCTGTAAAATGCGTTGTCAGTATTGCCATAATCCTGATACTTGGGAGATGGAAACGAATAAATCACAAGAACGGACTGTTAAAGATGTCTTAAATGAAGCTTTGCAATATAAACATTTTTGGGGTAAAAACGGAGGGATTACCGTCTCTGGTGGTGAAGCCATGCTTCAAATTGATTTTATTACTGCCCTCTTCACGGAAGCAAAAGCTTTAGGTATTCATACGACGCTTGATACCTGTGGATTTGCCTATCGTGCAACACCTGAATACCATGAAAAATTAGATACTTTATTAGCTGTAACTGACTTAATTTTACTGGATCTTAAAGAAATTGATGAAGAACAGCATAAAATTGTTACCAGACAACCAAACAAAAATATCTTATTATTTGCCCAGTACTTGTCAGAAAAAGGGATTCCAGTCTGGATTAGACACGTTTTAGTGCCCGGTCTGACAGATATTGATGACCACTTAGAACGATTGGGTGCATTTGTAGCCACATTGAAAAATGTTGATAAATTCGAAATCCTACCATACCATACAATGGGAGAATTTAAATGGCGTGAACTTGGTATCCCTTATCAATTGGAAGGCGTCAAACCACCAACAAGAGAACGTGTTCAACATGCCAAAGAAGTGATGAAAACTGAGACATATACTGAATATCTCAATCGTGTTCATCAAAGTTAA